A region from the Desulfuromonas acetexigens genome encodes:
- the aat gene encoding leucyl/phenylalanyl-tRNA--protein transferase, with protein MPVYRLSDQLLFPAPKLAEPSGLLAVGGDLTPRRLLLAYSLGIFPWFSDDEPPLWWSPDPRCVIFPEQIRISRSLAKCLRQGRFRVSCDEAFAAVVDGCAESRQGQPGTWITDEMRQAYLRLHRLGYAHSLECWRGDELVGGLYGVVLGRCFFGESMFHRAPDASKVALAVLARCLAKAGWPLIDCQLPNPHLLSLGAVEIPRAEFHHWLERGGVLPGLVPPAGFPPGRWVPEIGKGG; from the coding sequence GTGCCGGTTTACCGTCTTTCCGATCAGCTGCTCTTCCCTGCGCCGAAGTTGGCCGAGCCGAGCGGGTTGCTCGCCGTTGGCGGCGATCTCACCCCCCGGCGCCTGCTCCTAGCCTACTCCCTGGGCATCTTCCCCTGGTTCAGTGACGACGAGCCGCCCCTCTGGTGGTCCCCTGATCCCCGTTGCGTCATCTTCCCTGAACAGATCCGCATTTCCCGCAGCCTCGCCAAGTGCCTGCGCCAGGGACGTTTTCGCGTCTCCTGCGACGAGGCTTTCGCGGCGGTCGTGGACGGTTGTGCGGAGAGTCGACAGGGGCAACCAGGGACCTGGATCACCGACGAAATGCGCCAAGCCTATCTGCGTCTGCATCGCCTGGGTTACGCCCATTCGCTGGAATGTTGGCGGGGGGATGAACTGGTGGGGGGGCTGTACGGAGTGGTGCTGGGGCGCTGCTTCTTCGGCGAGTCGATGTTTCACCGGGCGCCGGATGCCTCCAAGGTGGCCCTGGCGGTCTTGGCCCGTTGCCTGGCGAAAGCGGGCTGGCCGCTGATCGACTGCCAGTTGCCCAATCCCCACCTCTTGTCGTTGGGGGCGGTGGAGATCCCCCGCGCCGAGTTTCACCACTGGTTGGAGCGGGGCGGGGTCTTGCCGGGACTGGTTCCGCCCGCCGGTTTTCCGCCGGGAAGATGGGTGCCGGAGAT